The Amycolatopsis methanolica 239 nucleotide sequence TCCACGGGCGTGCTGGTCGGACGCTTGGTGCCCAGGTCGTGATCGACGCTCATGACGAGCCCCCTTCCCGGTGAGGCGGGGCACCAAAGCGGCAGTGCCCGGATCGGCGGTGGATGACTGTGATGCTAATGGCACTGCGTGCCCTTAGCAAGCCCGGCCTGTTAGTTTCGTCCTCATGTCCGACGAGTCCCGGTCCGCGCCGCGACCGCGGGTGGGCAGGACCACCGCGGGGCGCAGGCGGCTGCGGCACGCCCTCACCGTGGCGGCGATCGAAAAGTTCTCCGAGCAGGGGTACGACGCCACCACGGTCGACGAGATCGCCTCGGCCGCCGGTGTCGGCCGGCGCACCTTCTTCCGGTACTTCCGGTCGAAGGAGGACGCGATCTTCCCGAACCACGAGGAGGTCCTCGGCCGCATCGAGCAGCTCTTCGCCACCGCGGACGAGCGGCAGAACCCCCTCGAGGTGGCGTGCGCGGGCGTCGGCCTGGTGCTCGACTCCTACCTCGCCGACCCGGACGTCTCGGTCAAGCGCTTCGCCCTCACCCGCACCGTGCCTTCGTTGCGGGACAAGGAGGTCGCGAGCGTCGACCGCTACCAGCGCGTGCTCGCCACCTTCCTGCGCGCGCGGTTCCAGGCGGCCGGCGACCCGCTGTGGGACCTACGCGGCTCGGTCGCCGCAGCGGCGGTCGCGGCGGCTCACAACCACGTCCTGCGCCGGTGGCTGCGCAGCGGCGGCGCCGAGGACGCCCACGCGCACGCGAAGGAGGCGTTCGCGCTGGTGATCGACGCCTTCGCCGACACTGCCGCCCCGCGCGGCGACCGCGACGACGAGTCGGTGGTCGCCGTGCTCAAGACCTCCGCCCCGCTGTCCGAGGTGGTCCGGCAGATCAGCCAGGCGCTGCGCTCCGCCGACTGAAACAGCACGGTGAAACGGCACGGGGTGCCACTCCCGCAGGAGTGGCACCCCGTGCCATTAGTCCTGGTGGCGCCCCGCGCCCCAGCCGAGCGCAGACCCCACCCGCCCAACCGCAGAACTCGCGCGCGTGAGCGTGGGACTCGCGCCGTCGCGAGTCCCACCTTCCTGGGCGCGAGTTCTGCGCCGGTCACTCCTCCGGGGCGAGCCAGAGCACCCCGGACGGCGGCAGTTGCAGCACCGCCGACGCCGGCTGGCCGTGCCACGGCTCCAGCTCGGCCTCCACGGCGCCGAAGTTGCCCACGCCGGACCCGCCGTAGATCTCCGCGTCGGTGTTCACGACCTCGCGCCACCGGCCCGCGGCGGGCAACCCGACCCGGTAGTCGTGGTGCGGCATCCCGGCGAAGTTCGCCACGCACGCCAGCCGCGAACCGTCCTCGCCGATGCGCAGGAAGCTCAGCACGTTGCCGCCAGAGTCGTTCGCGTCGATCCAGGCGAAGCCCTCCGGCGTGGTGTCCGCGCTGAACAACGCCGGCGACGACGTGTACGCGGAGTTCAGGTCCCGCATCAGCTTCTGGATCCCGCCGTGCAGCGGCTGTTCCAGCAGGTGCCAGTCCAGTGACCGCTCCTCCGACCACTCCTGCTCCTGGCCGAACTCGCCGCCCATGAACAGCAGCTGCTTGCCGGGGTGCGCCCACATGAACGCCAGCAGCGACCGCACACCGGCGGCCTTGTTCCAGTCGTCGCCGGGCATGCGCCCCCACAGCGAGCCCTTGCCGTGCACGACCTCGTCGTGCGACAGCGGCAGCACGAAGTTCTCGCTCCACGCGTACACCAGCGAGAACGTCATCTCGTTGTGGTGGTAGGACCGGTGCACCGGATCGTGCGCCAGGTAGTGCAGCGTGTCGTGCATCCAGCCCATGTTCCACTTGAACCCGAACCCGAGCCCGCCCAGGTGCGTCGGCCGCGTCACGCCCGGCCACGCCGTCGACTCCTCGGCGATCATCACCACGCCGGGGTGTCGCTTGTAGACGGTCGCGTTCAGCTCCTGCAGGAACCGCACCGCATCCAGGTTCTCGCGCCCGCCGTACTGGTTGGGCACCCACTGGCCTTCCGGTCGCGAGTAGTCCAGGTACAGCATCGAGGCCACCGCGTCCACCCGCAGACCGTCCAGGTGGTACTCCTCCAGCCAGAACAACGCGTTCGCGACCAGGAAGTTGCGCACCTCGTTGCGGCCGAAGTCGAACACGTACGTGCCCCAGTCCAGCTGCTCGCCGCGGCGCGGGTCGGCGTGCTCGTACAGCGGGGTGCCGTCGAAGCGCGCCAGCGCCCAGTTGTCCTTCGGGAAGTGGGCGGGCACCCAGTCGACGATCACGCCGATGCCGCGCTGGTGCAGCCGGTCCACGAAGTACCGGAAGTCGTCCGGGTGGCCGAACCGCGCGGTCGGCGCGTAGTAGGAGGTGACCTGGTAGCCCCACGACCCGCCGAACGGGTGCTCGGCGATCGGCAGCAGCTCGACGTGCGTGAAACCCATGTCCTGCACGTAGTCGGCGAGTTCCTCGGCCAGCTCGCGGTAGCCCAGCCCGGGCCGCCACGAACCGAGGTGCACCTCGTAGACGCTCATCGGCGCGTTGGCCCAGTTGGTGGCGTTGCGCTTGGCCAGCCACTCCTCGTCGGACCACTCGTAGGCCGACGCGGTGACCACCGACGCGGTCGCGGGCGGCTTCTCCGTCGCGAACGCCATCGGGTCGGCCTTCTCGTGCCACTGCCCGTCGGCGCCGAGGACGCGGAACTTGTAGTGCGTCCCGATCTCCACGCCCGGGATGAACACCTCCCACACCCCGGACGAGCCGAGCGAGCGCATCGGGTGCGACCGGCCGTCCCACGCGTTGAAGTCGCCGATCACCCGCACCCCCCGCGCGGTCGGCGCCCACACCGCGAACGACGTGCCGGTGACGACCCCGCTCGGCGTGTCGTAGGACCGCGGGTGCGCGCCCAGCACGTCCCACAGCCGCTCGTGCCTGCCCTCGCCGATCAGGTGCTGGTCCAGCTCGCCCACCGTGGGCAGCCACCGGTACGGGTCGTCGAGCGTGCACACCTGCCCGTCGTAGTCGACCTCCAGCCGGTAGTCGCCGGGGTGCTCGGGCACCGTTCCGGCGAACAGGCCGTCCACGACCCGTTCCAGGTCGAACTTGTGGTCGGCGGCGACCACGTTCACCCGGCGCGCACCAGGCCGCAGCGCCCGCACCACTACCGCGTCGCCCACGGTGTGCACACCGAGGACCGAGTGCGGGTCGTGGTGCGAGCCGGCCAGCAGCCGGTCGATGTCGCCGGGCGGCGGGGCCGCCTTGGGCAGTTCGGCTGGGACCGCGTTCACGGTTGTTCGCCTCCTGCGGTGATCCGTGCGATGGATGCCAGCGGCACGGTCAGCCATTCCGGCCGGTTGGCGTGTTCGTAGGCCACCTCGTAGACGGCCTTGTCGAGCTCGAACGCGCGCAGCAGGTCGCCGTGCGCCCGCGGGTCGCCCACCGTCTCCGGCGCCGCCTTGGCGTAGCCGTCGCAGAAGGCCGACCGGTTGCGCCGCGCCCACTCCAGCGCCCGTTCGGTGAGCCGCGGATCGTCCTCGTCGTGGCCGATTAGCATCTGGTGCGCCGCGTAGTCGAACGAGCGCAGCATCCCGGCGACGTCCCGCAGCGGCGAGCGCAGTGCCACCCGTTCGGCCGCCGGCGCGGCCGGCTCGCCCTCGAAGTCGATCAGCAGCCACCCGGTGACGCAGCGCAGCACCTGTCCCAGGTGCAGGTCACCGTGGATGTACTGCATGGACACCGGTCCGTGCGCCTCGCGCAGCTTCTCGAAGGCGGCGCGCAGCGCCGGGGCGTGCTCGGCCAGTTGCGGCACCGCGCGGCTCACGGTGTCCAGTCGGTCCCGCATCGCCTTGACCGTGCGGTCGAACTCGACTTCGTCGGCGATCTCGTCGCCGAGGGCCCGCCGCAGGTCGCTGTGCACGGAGGCGACAGCCTGGCCGAGCCGCTGCGCCTCCCCGGCGAAATCGCCGCCCACCTCGTCGGGGGGCAGCTCGGGATCGGCCATGAGGTCGCGGACGCTGGTGGTGGCCATGGCCCAGCCGTCCACCGCGTCGGACACGAACTTCTGCAGCATCCCGATCGTGACCGGCTCCCCGTCGAGTTCGCCGGTGATCGAGCCGAGCAGGTCGGCGATGTGCTTGCTTCCCACGTCGTGCAGCGCCCGGTGCAGGCGCAGGTCCGGGTTCTCGCCCGGGGTGAGCTTGCGGAACAGCTTCAGGATGTAGTGGTGACCGAAGACCAGCGAGGTGTTGCTCTGCTCCGCGCCCACCGGCCGGGCCCGCAGACCGCCGCGCAGCTCGGCGCCCGGTTCGCGCTCGAACCGCAGCGAGCCGATCCGCGCGTCCCCGGCGATCAGGTCGAGCAGCTTGCTCGTCAGGTCGGCGTCGCCGGTGGCCTCGTAGCAGGGCAGGCCCTTCTCGGTGCCGATCCAGTTCGACCCGAGGTACTCCGGCAGGTGGGCCTGGCTCCCGATCAGGAGCTGGTACGGCTCGCGCCGGTCGTCCTGCTTTACCTCGACCACGAGGTGGAGCAGGAGCGGGTCGCCCGCCATCAGGACCGTCGTGCTGAGCGGGCGCACCCCGGTGATCGGGCGGTCCTTCCCGGCGAACCACCGCTGCGTGGGCAGCCACTCCGGCAGTTCGGTCACCAGCGCGCCGACCAGCTCACGGGGATCGGTCAAGTCACTCACCTCGCCTCGCCTTCGCGTCCGCGTCCAGCAGCTGGAACCAGTAGAAGCCGTGCCCAGGCAACGTCAGCAGATAAGGCAGTTCCCCGACGTCGGGGAACTGAACACCGCCGGTGAGCTCCAGGGGCGTGTAACCGTGATGCTCCGACAGGTCCAGCTCGACCGGTTGCGGGAATCGCGACAGATTGTTCACACACAGGACGATGTCGAGCCGCCCGTCCGGCCGGATCCAGGTCCGTTTGTAGGCCAGCACGCTCGGGTTGGACCCGCCGAGCTCGACGAAGTCGCCTTCGGCGAACGCGTGGTGCTGCTTGCGGATCTCGATCATCCGCCGCGTCCAGTTGAGCAGCGACGACGCGCTGTCCCGCTGGGCCTCGACGTTGATCGCCTGGTACCCGTAGACCGGGTCCATGATGACCGGCAGGTAGATCCGGCCCGGGTCGCAACCCGAGAAACCGGCGTTGCGATCGGGCGTCCACTGCATGGGTGTGCGCACCGCGTCGCGGTCACCCAGCCAGATGTTGTCGCCCATTCCGATCTCGTCACCGTAGTACAGAACGGGTGACCCGGGCAGCGAAAGCAGCAAAGCCGTGAACAACTCGAGCTGGTTGCGGTCGTTCTCCAGCAACGGCGCGAGTCGGCGGCGGATGCCGATGTTCGCCTTCATCCGCGGATCCTTGGCGTACTCCGCGTACATGTAGTCGCGCTCTTCGTCGCTGACCATCTCCAGCGTCAGCTCGTCGTGGTTGCGCAGGAAGATGCCCCACTGCGCGCCGTCCGGGATCTTCGGCGTCTGCGCCAGGATCTCCGAGATCGGGAAGCGGGACTCCCGGCGCACGGCCATGAAGATGCGCGGCATCAGCGGGAAGTGGAACGCCATGTGGCACTCGTCGCCGCCGGTGGCCGGGTCGCCGAAGTACTCGACCACGTCGGAGGGCCACTGGTTCGCCTCGGCCAGCAGGACCCGGCCCGGGTACTCGTCGTCGACGACCTTGCGGCAGCGCTTGAGGAACTCGTGCGTGCGCGGCAGGTTCTCGCAGTTGGTGCCCTCCTGTTCGAACAGGTAGGGGACCGCGTCCAGGCGGAAGCCGTCGATGCCCAGGTCCAGCCAGAACCGCAGGACGTCGAGCATGGCCTCCTGCACGTCCGGGTTCTCGTAGTTGAGGTCGGGCTGGTGGGAGAAGAAGCGGTGCCAGTAGAACTGGCCGCGCACCGGGTCGTACGTCCAGTTCGACGTTTCGGTGTCCACAAAGATGATGCGCGCGTCGGCGTAGCGCGAGTCGTCGTCGCTCCAGACGTAGTAGTCGCCGTAGGGCCCGTCGGGGTCGGACCGCGACTGCTGGAACCACGGGTGCACGTCCGAGGTGTGGTTGAGGACGAGGTCGGTGATCACGCGGATGCCGCGCTTGTGGGCCTCGTCGAGGAGGTAGACGAAGTCCTCGACCGTGCCGAACTCCGGCAGCACGGCGCGGAAGTCGCTGATGTCGTACCCGCCGTCGCGCAGCGGCGAGGCGTAGAAGGGCGGCAGCCAGAGGCAGTCGACGCCGAGCCACTCGACGTAGTCCAGCCGGTTCGCGAGCCCGCGCAGGTCGCCGGTGCCGTCGCCGTTGGAGTCGGCGAAGGCGCGCACCAGCACCTCGTAGAAGACCGCGGCCTTGTACCACTGCGGGTTGTCCGGCGCCTGTTTCGCGGACCTGAAGTCGTCGGCCTGCGGCTCGACGAGCATCCCGTCGGGGGTCATCGCCTCACCGGTGTGCGGGATGCCCTCCAGACCGAGCGCCGCGTCGGGCCGGGCGTCTTCGTCCATGAACTCCACCTCTCCCCACCTCATCCGGGTGCGTTCGACTACCCCGGCGCCGGTCGGTGCGCGGGGTTCTCCGTGAAAACTGTGTTGTGTCGGGGCCGGACTCAGTCGCGGCCGGCCAGGCGGCGCTGTACGCCGACGACGTGCGCGACCGAACGCCAGGGTTCAAGCCGCACGTAGTTCGCCTGGCCCCAGTCCCAGGTCTCGCCGGTGACCTCGTCGTGCGCGATCAGCCGCTCGTGCCAGTCGAATCCGAGCGCGGCCAGGTCGAGCCAGAGGGTCCCCTCCTGGGCCTGGTGCGGATCCAGGGTCACCACCACGACGACGGTGTCGCCCGTCGCCGGATCTTGCTTGGAATACGCCAGCAGCGCCGGGTTGTCCACGTGGTGGAACCGCAGCGTGCGCATCTGCTGTAGCGCGGGGTGGGCGCGGCGCACCGCGTTGAGCTTGGTCAGCCACGGCTCGAGCGAGCGGCCCTCCGCCAGCGCCTGGTCGAAGTCTCGCGGGCGCAGCTCGTACTTCTCCGAGTTCAGGTACTCCTCGCTGCCCTCGCGCGCCGGCTCGTGCTCGTACAGCTCGTAACCGGAGTAGACGCCCCAGGTCGGCGACAGCGTCGCGGCGAGCGCGGCGCGCAGCGCGAACATGGCCGGGCCGCCCTTCTGCAGCGACTCATGCAGGATGTCCGGCGTGTTCACGAACAGGTTCGGCCTGCCGACGTCCCAGTGCTCGACCAGGTCGACGCCGAACTCGATCAGCTCCTCCTTCGTCGTGCGCCAGGTGAAGTAGGTGTAGGACTGGGTGAAGCCGAGCTTGGCCAGGCCCCACAGGCGGGCCGGGCGCGTGAAGGCCTCGGACAGGAACAGCACGTCCGGGTGCGCGTCCTTCACGGTTTTGATCAGCCAGGCCCAGAAGTCCGGCGGCTTGGTGTGCGGGTTGTCGACCCGGAAGATACGGACCCCGTGCGAAACCCAGTGCAGCACGACCCGCAGCACCTCGGCGTAGATGCCCTCCGGGTCGTTGTCGAAGTTGATCGGGTAGATGTCCTGGTACTTCTTCGGCGGGTTCTCGGCGTAGGCGATGCTGCCGTCCGGGCGCGTGGTGAAGAACTCCGGGTTCTTCAGCACCCACGGGTGGTCCGGGGCGGCCTGCAGCGCCAGGTCGAGGGCGACCTCCAGGCCCAGCTCGGTGGCGCGGGCGACGAAGTCGTCGAAGTCGTCGATGGTGCCCAGCTGCGGGTGGACCGCGTCGTGGCCGCCCTCGTCCGAGCCGATGGCCCACGGCGAGCCGACGTCGGTCTCGTCCGGGGTGAGAGTGTTGTTGCGCCCCTTGCGGTTCACGCGGCCGATGGGGTGGATCGGCGGCAGGTAGACGACGTCGAAACCCATGCCCGCGATGCGGTCCAGGGCCTTGGCCGCGGTCTGGAAGGTGCCGTGCACCGGGCGGCCCTGCTCGTCCCATCCGCCCGTGGAACGGGGGAAGAACTCGTACCAGGACCCGAACGCGGCGCGCTCCCGGTCGACCCAGATGCGCATCGGCTTGCCCTTGGTGACCAGCTCGCGCACCGGGTATTCGTGCATGATCCGGTCCACGTCGACCGACAGCGCGGGGCCGACGCGCTCGGCGAGGTAGCGGTCGGTGTCGCGCAGGGCGTGCGCGGCGCTGGCGAGCAGGGCGCGCTCGCGGCGGCGGTCCGGGCGGCGCGAGACGCGGTCCAGCAGGCGGGCGCCGGTCTCCAGGTCGTTGGCCAGCTCGGTGGCGTCCTGCCCGGCGGCCACCTTGACCTTGACGGCGTGCTTCCAGGTCGACCAGGGGTCGCTCCACGCGTCGACGCGGAAGGTCCACAGGCCCTCCGCGTCCGGGACGATGACCGCGCCGAAGCGGTCCAGACCAGTGCCCTGTTCGGTCATCCGGGTGCGGCGGGAGATCCGGTCGTGCGGGCCGCGCCAGGACACCGTGGCGGCGACCGCGTCGTGACCCTCCCGCCAGACCGTCGCCGAGATCGGAACGTGTTCCCCCACCACCGCTTTCGCCGGGTAGTGGCCACAGCTGACCGCTGGGGTCACGTCGTCGATGCCGAGCCGGCCGGTCATCGCCAGCGCCCCTCTCACCGTTGTTGTCGAATATGCAGCCCCACCCGACGGCCCAGTGGGGACGTAGAGGGCTTCGGAAGGAGATACCCAGTTGCGAACGCGCGCAAACTACCGCCTCGGGTATCACTCTCCGTCGGCGGGCCACGTGTGTCCAGTGTGGTCATCGACTGGTAACCCACGCGTCACGGCGTGGTTCGCTTCGGCGCCTTCCACCGCGCTGTCGACCCCTCAACGGCGTTCAGGCAAGTCGGGTAACACCAACGGGCGTCAGCTCGGAAGGGCTTGCCGCGCCTGGGATCGGGATGCCCTGTCGTACCTGCCGGTAACCCTCGGGGCGCTGGCTTGTTGCGGCGGAAGTGGCGGGGTTCGGGCGGTGTTCGATTGGCGGGGGAGGGGTTTGGATGGGGGTGGTCGGCGGTGGGTGCTGGGTGCCGGCGGCCGTCACGCTCCGCTTCGGGTGGATGGTGGTCGCTGGGACCGGTGCTCCTTCGGGTGGAAGGTGTTCTCACTGTGGCCAGTGCCGCGCCCACCTGTTCTGCTCGTGCAGCGCTGCGCGTGGCCGCGCTCTGTCCCGCTCCCGCTTCGCGGATGCCGCGCCGTTGCCGCCGCGCGCCTTGCCGGGTGGGGGTGCTTCCGCGGTGGAAGCGCTCTGCCGTTCGGTTGGCGTTGCTCCCGCTTTGCGGGCGCCGCGCCGGTTGCCGCCGGGCGTGTTGCCCGGCGGGGTGCTTCTGCTGCGCAGTGCACTCCCGCTGCGCAGTGCGCTCCAGCTTCGCGGACGCCGCGCCGTTGCCGCCGCGCCCATTGCCGGGCGGGGTGCTTCCGCAGGGGAACTGCTCTGCCGTTCGGTGGGCGTGGTTCTGCGTCGCGGGTACCGCGCCGGTTGCCGCCGGGTGGGCGTGCTCCGGCTGGGCAGTGCACGACGGCTGTTGGGTGCGCTCCCGCTTCGCGGGTGCCGTGCTGTTGCCGCTGGGCGGGTGTATACCGGCTGGGCAGTGCGCTACCGCTGTGCGGTGCGCTCCCGCTTCACCGGCACCGCCCCGGTTGCCGCCGGGCGCGGCGCTGCGTGGGGGCGTTTTCCGCAGCGCGCGGGCGGGCCCGGCCGCCGTGTGTGCTCTACCTGGGCGTGATGTCCCGTGGGGCGCGGAGCAGCAGCAGTGCCCTCGCGGGCAGGGTCAGCCTGCTGCCCGGCGTGAGGGCGCCCGGGTTGGCGGGGCTGCCGTCCGGCGTCGTGGTGTCCAGGGTCGGCTTCAGGGTTTCGCCGAACTCCGGGCCGGGCAGGGTGACCTTCACCGGCTCGTCCCCGGAGTGCAGGATCAGCAGCCACGAGTGGTCGGCGATCAGTTCACCCTCCCGGGTGCGGGACTGGCTGTTCGACCCGTCGATCCACATCATCAGCGTGCGGCGGCCGCCGTCGAACCAGTCCTCCTCCGTCATCTCCTCGCCGTCGGGGCGGAACCAGATCAGGTCGGGGCGCCCGGTGGGCGTCGTGCGGCCTTCGAAGAACTCCGGCTGCCTCAGGGCGGGGCTCGCGGCCCGCAGGTGCACCAGCCGGCGCGTGAACGCCAGCATCGCGGTCGCGTCCGGGTCGCCGGACCAGTCCAGCCACGACGTCTCGTCGTCCAGGCAGTACGCGTTGTTGTTGCCGCCCTGGGTGCGCCACAGCTCGTCACCCGCGACGAGCATCGGGGTGCCCGTCGACAACAGCAGCGTCGCGAGCAGGTTCCGCGCCTGCCTGGCCCGCAGCTCCCGGATCTCCGGATCGTCGGTCTCGCCCTCGGCGCCGTGGTTCCACGAGCGGTTGTCGTTCGTGCCGTCGCGGTTGTCCTCGCCGTTGTCCTCGTTGTGCTTTTCGTTGTAGGACACCAGGTCCCGCAGCGTGAAGCCGTCGTGCGCGGTGATGAAGTTGACCGACTGCCACGGGCGGCGCAGGTTGTGGTCGTACAGGTCCGACGACCCGGACAGCCGGAACGCCAGGTCGTCCACCCCCACCGCGCCGCGCCAGAAGTCACGTACCGTGTCGCGGTAGCGGCCGTTCCACTCCGCCCACTGCGCCCCGAAGTCGCCGACCCGGTAGCCGTGCCCGGTCACGTCCCACGGCTCGGCGATCAGCTTGCACCCGGACAGCACCGGGTCGGTGGTGATCGCGGTGAGCAGC carries:
- the treS gene encoding maltose alpha-D-glucosyltransferase — encoded protein: MDEDARPDAALGLEGIPHTGEAMTPDGMLVEPQADDFRSAKQAPDNPQWYKAAVFYEVLVRAFADSNGDGTGDLRGLANRLDYVEWLGVDCLWLPPFYASPLRDGGYDISDFRAVLPEFGTVEDFVYLLDEAHKRGIRVITDLVLNHTSDVHPWFQQSRSDPDGPYGDYYVWSDDDSRYADARIIFVDTETSNWTYDPVRGQFYWHRFFSHQPDLNYENPDVQEAMLDVLRFWLDLGIDGFRLDAVPYLFEQEGTNCENLPRTHEFLKRCRKVVDDEYPGRVLLAEANQWPSDVVEYFGDPATGGDECHMAFHFPLMPRIFMAVRRESRFPISEILAQTPKIPDGAQWGIFLRNHDELTLEMVSDEERDYMYAEYAKDPRMKANIGIRRRLAPLLENDRNQLELFTALLLSLPGSPVLYYGDEIGMGDNIWLGDRDAVRTPMQWTPDRNAGFSGCDPGRIYLPVIMDPVYGYQAINVEAQRDSASSLLNWTRRMIEIRKQHHAFAEGDFVELGGSNPSVLAYKRTWIRPDGRLDIVLCVNNLSRFPQPVELDLSEHHGYTPLELTGGVQFPDVGELPYLLTLPGHGFYWFQLLDADAKARRGE
- a CDS encoding TetR family transcriptional regulator, coding for MSDESRSAPRPRVGRTTAGRRRLRHALTVAAIEKFSEQGYDATTVDEIASAAGVGRRTFFRYFRSKEDAIFPNHEEVLGRIEQLFATADERQNPLEVACAGVGLVLDSYLADPDVSVKRFALTRTVPSLRDKEVASVDRYQRVLATFLRARFQAAGDPLWDLRGSVAAAAVAAAHNHVLRRWLRSGGAEDAHAHAKEAFALVIDAFADTAAPRGDRDDESVVAVLKTSAPLSEVVRQISQALRSAD
- the glgB gene encoding 1,4-alpha-glucan branching protein GlgB, with product MNAVPAELPKAAPPPGDIDRLLAGSHHDPHSVLGVHTVGDAVVVRALRPGARRVNVVAADHKFDLERVVDGLFAGTVPEHPGDYRLEVDYDGQVCTLDDPYRWLPTVGELDQHLIGEGRHERLWDVLGAHPRSYDTPSGVVTGTSFAVWAPTARGVRVIGDFNAWDGRSHPMRSLGSSGVWEVFIPGVEIGTHYKFRVLGADGQWHEKADPMAFATEKPPATASVVTASAYEWSDEEWLAKRNATNWANAPMSVYEVHLGSWRPGLGYRELAEELADYVQDMGFTHVELLPIAEHPFGGSWGYQVTSYYAPTARFGHPDDFRYFVDRLHQRGIGVIVDWVPAHFPKDNWALARFDGTPLYEHADPRRGEQLDWGTYVFDFGRNEVRNFLVANALFWLEEYHLDGLRVDAVASMLYLDYSRPEGQWVPNQYGGRENLDAVRFLQELNATVYKRHPGVVMIAEESTAWPGVTRPTHLGGLGFGFKWNMGWMHDTLHYLAHDPVHRSYHHNEMTFSLVYAWSENFVLPLSHDEVVHGKGSLWGRMPGDDWNKAAGVRSLLAFMWAHPGKQLLFMGGEFGQEQEWSEERSLDWHLLEQPLHGGIQKLMRDLNSAYTSSPALFSADTTPEGFAWIDANDSGGNVLSFLRIGEDGSRLACVANFAGMPHHDYRVGLPAAGRWREVVNTDAEIYGGSGVGNFGAVEAELEPWHGQPASAVLQLPPSGVLWLAPEE
- a CDS encoding maltokinase N-terminal cap-like domain-containing protein codes for the protein MTDPRELVGALVTELPEWLPTQRWFAGKDRPITGVRPLSTTVLMAGDPLLLHLVVEVKQDDRREPYQLLIGSQAHLPEYLGSNWIGTEKGLPCYEATGDADLTSKLLDLIAGDARIGSLRFEREPGAELRGGLRARPVGAEQSNTSLVFGHHYILKLFRKLTPGENPDLRLHRALHDVGSKHIADLLGSITGELDGEPVTIGMLQKFVSDAVDGWAMATTSVRDLMADPELPPDEVGGDFAGEAQRLGQAVASVHSDLRRALGDEIADEVEFDRTVKAMRDRLDTVSRAVPQLAEHAPALRAAFEKLREAHGPVSMQYIHGDLHLGQVLRCVTGWLLIDFEGEPAAPAAERVALRSPLRDVAGMLRSFDYAAHQMLIGHDEDDPRLTERALEWARRNRSAFCDGYAKAAPETVGDPRAHGDLLRAFELDKAVYEVAYEHANRPEWLTVPLASIARITAGGEQP
- a CDS encoding maltotransferase domain-containing protein, translating into MTGRLGIDDVTPAVSCGHYPAKAVVGEHVPISATVWREGHDAVAATVSWRGPHDRISRRTRMTEQGTGLDRFGAVIVPDAEGLWTFRVDAWSDPWSTWKHAVKVKVAAGQDATELANDLETGARLLDRVSRRPDRRRERALLASAAHALRDTDRYLAERVGPALSVDVDRIMHEYPVRELVTKGKPMRIWVDRERAAFGSWYEFFPRSTGGWDEQGRPVHGTFQTAAKALDRIAGMGFDVVYLPPIHPIGRVNRKGRNNTLTPDETDVGSPWAIGSDEGGHDAVHPQLGTIDDFDDFVARATELGLEVALDLALQAAPDHPWVLKNPEFFTTRPDGSIAYAENPPKKYQDIYPINFDNDPEGIYAEVLRVVLHWVSHGVRIFRVDNPHTKPPDFWAWLIKTVKDAHPDVLFLSEAFTRPARLWGLAKLGFTQSYTYFTWRTTKEELIEFGVDLVEHWDVGRPNLFVNTPDILHESLQKGGPAMFALRAALAATLSPTWGVYSGYELYEHEPAREGSEEYLNSEKYELRPRDFDQALAEGRSLEPWLTKLNAVRRAHPALQQMRTLRFHHVDNPALLAYSKQDPATGDTVVVVVTLDPHQAQEGTLWLDLAALGFDWHERLIAHDEVTGETWDWGQANYVRLEPWRSVAHVVGVQRRLAGRD